Proteins encoded in a region of the Mercenaria mercenaria strain notata chromosome 1, MADL_Memer_1, whole genome shotgun sequence genome:
- the LOC128555393 gene encoding uncharacterized abhydrolase domain-containing protein DDB_G0269086-like produces MTSVVELTKVGKELGYEGEELRNFVKEEQAREREERHNRLEAEKLRAEAEKDRLEAEKDRLELEARLQKEKIEYEKQSSLEAERLRVETEREREKERLEADRERLELEVRLQKEKIEYERRSSLEAEKEKLELERKLELDKLEMEKEKLMLARKLETEKEEAESRKLETEHKFKTDLEKMSKKKVKVKMSPFDEKIDSMDAYLNVYERTLLRRIGIKRYGHLTYRSF; encoded by the exons atgactagtgtagtagagctaacgaaggtaggaaaagagttaggttatgaaggagaggagttacgtaactttgttaaggaagagcaggctagggaacgtgaggaaagacata atagattagaggcagagaaattaagagcagaggcagagaaagataggttagaagcagagaaagatagattagagttagaagctaggttgcagaaagaaaagatagaatatgaaaaacaaagtagtttagaagcagagagattaagagtagaaacagagagagaaagagagaaggaaaggttagaagcagatagggaaagattagagttagaagttaggttgcagaaggaaaagatagaatatgaacgacgtagtagcttagaggctgagaaggaaaagttagagttagaacgtaagttagaactagataagttagaaatggaaaaggagaagttaatgttagctaggaagttagaaacagaaaaggaggaagcagaaagtaggaaattagaaacagagcataagtttaagacagacttagaaaagatgagtaagaaaaaggtaaaggttaagatgtctccctttgatgagaaaattgattccatggatgcgtacttgaatgtgtacgaacgtacgctgttgcgcaggattgggataaagagatatggtcacttaacttaccgttccttctaa